In a genomic window of Pelotomaculum thermopropionicum SI:
- the AtoC gene encoding response regulator (containing CheY-like receiver, AAA-type ATPase, and DNA-binding domains): MNENHQVLVVDDEPQVGAFFQRLLGRKKLQVVLAYSGEEARHVLREHEFKLALLDLKLPDACGLELLREVKNLQPHCEVIIMTGYGTTRTAVKAIQLGAYDFLEKPFENIDELEKLIEDAISVSLGQVDSADAARWEELADQVGFVVGSTQQMRRLASIAYKIAPKNINVLIHGETGTGKELLARFIHAASSRSGGKFVAVNCGAFPDNLLESELFGHERGAFTGAVNMRRGIFELANGGTLFLDEVGEASLAVQVKLLRVLETGEFMRIGGEKPIRTNVRLIAATNVDLEQAIKEKAFREDLFYRLDVVRLVLPPLRKRREDIPLLVSHFVQKYAKAAEYSGLRVSSECLRLLQNYDWPGNIRELANTIEQAVALCDGPELMPQHLVGKIRLSEAKSLQMRKEAGGQPVASGVAAGDPVSQLQACLADEFPWEQMPTDQLLAANRLAHALIHRLGKAMERRNLASEQRFSLRDIECQSISRALACYGNNFSLAARALGIARSTLYRKVKEYGLS; encoded by the coding sequence TTGAACGAAAATCATCAGGTGCTGGTTGTTGATGACGAGCCCCAGGTTGGCGCATTTTTCCAGCGCCTGCTGGGGCGCAAGAAACTGCAGGTGGTGTTGGCTTATAGCGGCGAGGAGGCGCGTCACGTGCTGCGCGAGCACGAATTTAAACTGGCGCTGCTGGACCTGAAGTTGCCAGATGCATGCGGCCTGGAGTTGCTGCGGGAAGTTAAGAACCTGCAGCCGCATTGCGAGGTCATCATCATGACGGGTTACGGCACCACCCGAACGGCAGTCAAAGCTATACAACTTGGTGCCTACGATTTCCTGGAAAAGCCATTTGAAAATATAGATGAACTGGAAAAGCTCATTGAAGATGCCATTAGTGTCAGTCTGGGACAGGTAGACAGTGCAGATGCGGCCAGATGGGAAGAGCTGGCCGACCAGGTGGGTTTCGTGGTTGGATCAACGCAGCAGATGCGCCGCCTTGCTTCTATTGCTTATAAAATTGCTCCCAAGAATATTAACGTGCTTATTCACGGCGAAACAGGCACGGGCAAGGAATTGCTGGCGCGCTTCATACATGCGGCCAGCAGCAGGTCTGGCGGAAAATTTGTGGCAGTGAACTGCGGGGCTTTCCCTGATAACCTGCTGGAAAGCGAGCTTTTCGGCCACGAGAGGGGCGCCTTTACGGGAGCCGTGAACATGCGGCGCGGTATCTTTGAACTGGCCAACGGGGGTACTCTTTTCCTGGACGAGGTGGGCGAGGCCAGTCTCGCCGTTCAGGTCAAACTGCTGCGGGTGCTGGAAACCGGTGAATTTATGCGTATAGGCGGGGAAAAACCGATAAGGACTAACGTGCGCTTAATTGCGGCTACAAACGTGGATCTGGAGCAGGCGATAAAGGAAAAAGCTTTTCGCGAAGATTTGTTTTACCGCCTTGACGTGGTGCGGTTGGTGTTGCCGCCCTTACGGAAGAGGCGCGAGGACATCCCCCTGCTGGTCAGCCATTTCGTGCAGAAGTATGCTAAAGCGGCGGAATACAGCGGCCTGCGGGTTTCCAGTGAATGCCTTCGTCTTCTGCAGAACTATGATTGGCCGGGCAACATCCGCGAACTGGCCAACACTATCGAACAGGCGGTGGCGCTGTGCGATGGCCCGGAACTTATGCCGCAGCACCTGGTGGGCAAGATAAGGCTTAGTGAAGCGAAAAGCCTCCAGATGCGCAAAGAGGCCGGAGGGCAGCCGGTGGCGTCCGGAGTGGCAGCGGGCGACCCGGTCAGCCAGTTGCAGGCCTGTCTGGCTGACGAGTTTCCCTGGGAGCAAATGCCGACTGATCAATTATTGGCGGCAAACCGTTTGGCCCATGCCCTGATACACCGCCTGGGCAAGGCAATGGAAAGGCGCAATCTGGCCAGTGAACAGCGGTTTAGCCTGCGGGATATAGAGTGCCAGTCTATATCCAGGGCACTGGCCTGCTACGGCAACAACTTTTCTCTGGCTGCCCGGGCCCTGGGTATTGCCCGCAGCACGCTGTACCGCAAAGTCAAGGAATACGGCCTTTCATAA
- a CDS encoding secreted protein (containing C-terminal beta-propeller domain distantly related to WD-40 repeats) translates to MKIKYIIIPVVFLALSVVFIPWLQPGVDAAPNHKAVFVIGQETYIADGVARAMDVAPFVHDGRSYVPARFLGNALGIPDKNITWDSATQSATLSLNGAALRLTAGSFSLYSGERELTMDVAPVLREGRMFLPAYWVANALGYEAKWDEAEQAVLIGPPGDLPEPPAGLDELPSVGTYENLISLLEKAQGRSSVQYRMKSLDAAAAPELGQAGVPAPSGTGAVDYSRTNVQVEGVDEADIVKTDGSYIYAVSGDRIVIAKAYPAEEMKVVSVLNFAEKEFSPLEMYVDERYLVVIGHACKYPEDPVFRPMVEGNVKKVSRMMPPYYRDMVRAVIYDISDKSNVSQVRELELDGTYVSSRKIGPAFYLVADKSIYYHPDKESEDLRPSCRDTAIGNELVKIDCSEIKCFPGFVVPNYLIVAGLNLDRPEDKANINTYLGSGENIYCSVKNLYVAVTDYGTGQAEIDLSSEEKPMDGEARPGIWPRPRPAVNKTRVYRFAMNDGKLAYSGSGEVPGTILSQFSMDEHNGYFRIATTKGEIWRTDEHTSKNNVYILDGNLNITGKIEDIAPGEKIYSVRFMGDRAYMVTFKTVDPFYVIDLKDPRRPAILGALKIPGYSDYLHPYDENHIIGFGKDTVELGQKGGQADGSGSMAFYTGMKMAIFDVSDVNNPVEMFREIIGDRGTDSELLHNHKALLFSREKGLLAFPVRLMEVKDGSKVLETGFPQYGEFVFQGAYVYNMNLVDGFNLRGKITHLSDQDYLKAGYYWYYSAKNVERIIYINDTLYTISKKIIKANSLGDLREIKTIEIS, encoded by the coding sequence ATGAAAATCAAATATATTATCATTCCTGTAGTATTCCTGGCGCTTTCCGTTGTTTTCATCCCCTGGCTTCAGCCGGGTGTTGACGCTGCTCCAAATCACAAAGCAGTCTTTGTAATCGGCCAGGAGACATATATTGCCGACGGCGTTGCCAGGGCCATGGACGTTGCCCCGTTCGTCCATGACGGCCGGTCATACGTTCCGGCGCGTTTTCTGGGCAATGCGCTGGGAATACCGGACAAAAACATCACCTGGGACAGCGCAACTCAGTCAGCGACCTTGTCCCTGAACGGCGCTGCCCTGCGGCTGACTGCAGGCAGTTTCTCCCTTTATTCGGGCGAACGGGAGCTAACCATGGATGTTGCGCCGGTGCTCAGGGAGGGCCGGATGTTTCTCCCCGCCTACTGGGTAGCGAATGCTTTGGGGTATGAGGCAAAGTGGGATGAGGCGGAGCAGGCCGTCCTGATAGGCCCTCCGGGGGACCTGCCTGAGCCTCCTGCCGGGCTTGATGAACTCCCTTCGGTCGGGACCTATGAGAACTTGATAAGTCTCTTGGAAAAGGCGCAAGGCCGGTCATCCGTTCAATATAGAATGAAATCTCTGGACGCGGCGGCTGCGCCGGAGTTGGGGCAGGCGGGAGTCCCCGCCCCGTCTGGAACTGGTGCGGTGGACTATTCCAGAACCAACGTCCAGGTAGAGGGCGTGGATGAGGCCGACATTGTAAAAACGGACGGCAGTTACATTTATGCGGTCAGCGGGGACCGTATAGTAATAGCAAAAGCCTACCCTGCCGAGGAAATGAAGGTGGTAAGCGTCCTGAATTTTGCTGAAAAAGAATTTTCTCCGCTGGAAATGTATGTGGACGAAAGGTATCTGGTCGTGATCGGCCATGCCTGTAAATATCCGGAGGACCCCGTCTTTAGGCCCATGGTTGAAGGCAATGTCAAAAAGGTGTCGAGGATGATGCCGCCTTATTATCGCGATATGGTAAGGGCAGTTATCTATGACATCAGCGACAAATCAAACGTCAGCCAGGTGCGCGAGCTGGAGCTGGACGGCACATACGTCTCTTCCCGCAAAATAGGCCCGGCCTTTTACCTGGTTGCCGACAAGAGCATCTATTATCACCCGGATAAAGAAAGTGAAGACCTCAGGCCTTCCTGCCGCGATACGGCAATCGGCAATGAGCTTGTGAAAATAGACTGTTCCGAAATCAAATGCTTCCCCGGCTTCGTGGTACCGAACTACCTGATCGTTGCCGGTTTGAACCTGGACCGCCCCGAAGATAAAGCAAATATAAACACTTATCTTGGCTCCGGCGAAAACATTTATTGCTCTGTCAAAAACCTTTATGTTGCCGTGACCGATTACGGGACCGGCCAGGCAGAAATAGACCTTTCCTCTGAGGAAAAACCTATGGATGGGGAGGCCCGGCCTGGAATATGGCCCAGGCCGCGGCCGGCGGTTAACAAGACCAGGGTTTACAGGTTTGCCATGAATGACGGAAAGCTGGCCTACTCCGGCAGTGGGGAGGTGCCCGGCACAATTCTGAGCCAGTTTTCCATGGACGAGCACAACGGGTACTTCCGCATTGCCACCACCAAAGGCGAGATATGGCGGACGGATGAACACACCTCAAAGAATAATGTCTACATCCTGGATGGCAACCTGAATATTACCGGTAAGATCGAAGACATAGCTCCCGGTGAAAAGATTTACTCCGTGAGGTTTATGGGGGATCGGGCATACATGGTAACCTTCAAGACTGTGGACCCGTTCTATGTAATCGACCTGAAAGACCCGCGCCGCCCGGCAATACTAGGAGCGTTGAAAATACCTGGTTACAGTGACTACCTGCATCCTTACGACGAGAACCATATAATCGGTTTCGGCAAAGATACGGTTGAGCTGGGGCAAAAAGGCGGGCAGGCGGACGGTAGTGGAAGCATGGCCTTCTATACAGGCATGAAAATGGCCATATTTGACGTGAGCGATGTAAATAACCCGGTGGAAATGTTCAGGGAGATAATCGGCGATCGCGGCACCGATTCTGAACTTCTGCACAACCACAAGGCCTTGCTTTTCTCCAGAGAAAAAGGTTTGCTGGCTTTTCCCGTCCGTCTCATGGAGGTCAAGGACGGCAGCAAGGTATTGGAAACAGGGTTTCCCCAGTACGGTGAATTCGTGTTCCAGGGGGCTTACGTATACAACATGAATCTTGTTGACGGATTTAATCTCAGGGGGAAGATTACCCACCTGTCGGACCAGGATTACTTGAAAGCCGGCTATTACTGGTACTACAGCGCAAAGAATGTTGAACGGATCATTTACATTAACGATACGCTTTACACGATCTCCAAAAAAATTATTAAGGCGAACAGCCTGGGTGACCTTAGAGAGATTAAAACGATTGAGATAAGTTAA
- a CDS encoding aldehyde:ferredoxin oxidoreductase, which translates to MLYGWTGKRLRVDLSTGSVKVEEIDGTYREKWLGGRGFNSALLYREVGPDVEPLAPENKLIFGVGPLTGTFAPSSGRTTVTAKSPMGSPPGFGDSNMGGHWGPELKYAGYDQLVIQGKAAHPVYLWIEDGRVEIRDARHIWGKLVPEADAIIKEELGNADIHVAVIGPAGENLVRFACILNDVYRAAGRSGMGAVMGSKNLKAVAVRGTGAVSIARPDEFYSICAGIRERLRKDLMVQMLYDQGTWLLTMPANYEQGWFCWRNFQKGNHPDARLLSGENHRDNYLAHREGCFACPISCGRFSRIPGGRYAGETTGGPEYETLTAIGPRVGLLDPEAVIHNNKLVNELGMDSCSCGGAIAWAMECWEKGLLSGEDTGGLALNWGDQELVDKLIKMIARREGFGNILAEGSYRAAEHFGRGQDYTMTIKGHDMSQDDPRGLGFAFGIGFATGRRGGDHLQGLPCLELTGAFYPGLVKKILGTDEAEDRLSPVKKPEMERYQEDLKAVGDSLTQCTFTHSWSFAVQPEDMARLLSAAAGIDCDAEELLKTGGRIVHLERAYWNRLLVGRLEDKNPKRFTREPMPDGPNKGTVFPEDELIPRYYEVRGWDGETGFPLPEVLKDYDLGDIADELEIYRKKYLDKIKMSQS; encoded by the coding sequence GTGCTGTACGGCTGGACCGGTAAAAGATTGCGTGTTGACCTCAGTACGGGATCGGTAAAGGTGGAAGAGATTGATGGAACATACAGGGAAAAATGGCTGGGCGGCAGGGGGTTCAACTCCGCGCTCCTGTATAGAGAGGTAGGACCCGATGTAGAGCCGCTGGCTCCTGAAAACAAGCTGATCTTTGGGGTAGGACCGCTTACAGGCACCTTTGCGCCTTCCAGCGGCCGTACAACTGTAACGGCCAAGTCCCCTATGGGTTCGCCTCCTGGTTTCGGAGACTCAAACATGGGCGGCCACTGGGGACCGGAACTCAAGTACGCAGGGTATGACCAGCTGGTCATTCAGGGAAAGGCGGCGCATCCCGTTTATTTGTGGATTGAGGACGGCCGTGTGGAGATCCGCGACGCCCGCCATATATGGGGAAAACTGGTTCCCGAGGCGGATGCAATTATCAAAGAAGAGCTGGGTAACGCTGACATTCATGTTGCCGTGATCGGCCCGGCCGGGGAAAACCTGGTCCGTTTTGCATGTATCCTCAACGATGTGTACCGGGCCGCCGGCAGGTCCGGCATGGGTGCTGTAATGGGATCAAAGAACCTTAAGGCCGTCGCGGTGCGGGGCACCGGTGCAGTAAGTATCGCCAGGCCGGATGAGTTTTACTCAATTTGTGCAGGCATCAGGGAAAGGCTAAGGAAGGATCTGATGGTCCAGATGCTTTACGACCAGGGCACCTGGCTGCTTACCATGCCGGCCAATTACGAGCAGGGCTGGTTCTGCTGGAGAAACTTCCAGAAAGGCAATCACCCTGACGCCAGGCTTCTGAGCGGGGAAAACCACCGGGACAACTATTTGGCCCATCGCGAAGGCTGTTTTGCCTGCCCCATTTCCTGCGGCCGCTTTAGCAGAATACCGGGCGGCAGGTACGCCGGCGAAACCACCGGCGGGCCTGAATACGAAACCCTTACGGCGATAGGGCCGCGGGTCGGGCTGCTTGATCCGGAAGCGGTCATTCACAATAACAAGCTGGTCAATGAACTGGGAATGGACTCCTGCTCTTGCGGTGGCGCCATTGCCTGGGCTATGGAGTGCTGGGAAAAGGGGCTTTTGAGCGGGGAGGATACCGGGGGCCTGGCTTTGAATTGGGGTGATCAGGAACTAGTGGATAAGTTGATAAAAATGATTGCTCGCCGGGAGGGCTTCGGCAACATTTTGGCCGAGGGTTCTTACCGGGCCGCCGAACATTTCGGGCGCGGCCAGGACTATACGATGACCATCAAGGGGCACGATATGTCCCAGGACGATCCACGCGGGCTGGGCTTCGCTTTCGGTATCGGTTTCGCTACAGGGCGCCGGGGCGGAGACCACCTGCAGGGCCTGCCCTGCCTGGAGTTGACCGGCGCTTTTTACCCCGGCCTCGTGAAAAAGATACTGGGCACGGATGAAGCAGAAGACCGGCTCTCCCCGGTGAAAAAGCCGGAAATGGAAAGATACCAGGAAGATCTGAAGGCTGTAGGCGACAGCCTGACCCAGTGCACTTTCACCCACAGCTGGTCTTTTGCCGTGCAGCCGGAAGACATGGCCCGGCTTCTTTCCGCTGCCGCGGGCATCGATTGCGATGCGGAGGAGCTTTTAAAAACGGGCGGGCGCATTGTTCATCTGGAGCGGGCCTACTGGAACCGGCTGCTGGTGGGCCGGCTGGAGGATAAAAACCCAAAGCGGTTCACCCGGGAGCCGATGCCGGACGGCCCCAACAAGGGTACCGTTTTCCCTGAGGACGAATTGATTCCCCGCTACTACGAGGTGAGGGGCTGGGACGGTGAAACCGGCTTCCCGCTGCCGGAGGTTTTAAAGGACTATGACCTGGGCGACATAGCAGACGAACTGGAAATATATCGCAAAAAGTACTTGGATAAAATAAAGATGTCGCAGAGTTAA
- a CDS encoding hypothetical regulator protein (containing an HD domain), with protein MDKLNELSFLSDLMGSGLRGHHSRVTLYSKKIAGAICPDLINKVAFAASVHDIGKIAIPDKILLKPGPLTRSEWVLVRLHPLVGARILQKSMNDEINREMIKAVMHHHEWWDGKGYPYCLKEKDIPIISRILAVADSFDAMTSLRPYKASLSKDEALKELQEHSGTQFDPEIVDIFLRIMLDRDEIQGL; from the coding sequence ATGGATAAATTAAACGAGCTTAGTTTCCTGTCTGACCTGATGGGTTCGGGATTGAGAGGGCATCACAGCCGTGTGACGCTTTACTCTAAGAAAATCGCCGGTGCTATTTGCCCAGATTTAATAAATAAGGTGGCTTTCGCTGCTTCAGTCCACGATATAGGTAAAATCGCCATTCCCGACAAAATCTTGTTAAAGCCCGGCCCTTTAACCAGGAGCGAGTGGGTGCTGGTCCGGCTGCATCCTTTAGTCGGGGCGCGAATACTACAAAAAAGCATGAATGACGAAATTAATCGGGAGATGATTAAAGCCGTCATGCATCATCACGAGTGGTGGGACGGCAAGGGCTACCCGTACTGCCTGAAAGAAAAGGACATTCCAATTATATCAAGGATTCTGGCCGTGGCGGACTCTTTCGACGCCATGACCTCTCTCCGCCCGTACAAGGCTTCTTTGAGTAAGGATGAAGCGTTGAAGGAACTGCAAGAACATTCGGGGACGCAGTTTGATCCGGAAATTGTAGATATCTTTTTGCGGATCATGTTAGATAGGGACGAAATACAAGGACTATAG
- the HycB gene encoding Fe-S-cluster-containing hydrogenase components 2, whose protein sequence is MIHKTLLVDPAKCTGCRTCEMACSLRHEAKCSPLLSRTRVIKFEAKGLNFPTVCAHCSKPHCMTACTQGAIRVDEETGAVVINEALCSGCRACLTACPHGQVGFHPEKRVAFKCDLCGGDPNCARQCPTGAIKYSGVDQFLMARRRALLARSIEA, encoded by the coding sequence ATGATTCACAAAACCCTGTTAGTGGATCCGGCCAAGTGCACGGGTTGCAGGACGTGCGAGATGGCCTGCTCGCTTCGCCACGAGGCAAAGTGCAGTCCTCTTCTTTCCAGGACAAGGGTGATAAAATTTGAAGCCAAGGGGTTAAACTTTCCCACTGTATGTGCCCACTGCAGCAAACCTCATTGCATGACGGCCTGCACCCAGGGCGCCATAAGGGTGGATGAGGAAACCGGTGCGGTAGTGATCAATGAGGCGCTCTGCAGCGGCTGCCGCGCCTGCCTGACTGCCTGTCCGCACGGGCAGGTCGGTTTTCACCCGGAAAAGAGGGTTGCCTTCAAGTGCGACCTCTGCGGCGGTGACCCGAATTGCGCCAGGCAATGCCCTACGGGAGCCATCAAGTATTCCGGTGTGGACCAGTTTCTCATGGCCAGGCGGCGCGCTCTTTTGGCAAGATCGATTGAGGCATAA
- the EutG gene encoding alcohol dehydrogenase (class IV), protein MALGEQVYGFYIPTVTLMGVGAVKQLGEQVKTLGGTRALIVTDKGLAKLGLADQIKAQVEEAGVKAVVYDGAEPNPTDVNVHDGLKVFKDNKCDMIISLGGGSSHDCAKGIGILATNGGNIRDYEGINKSTKAMPPFIAINTTAGTASEMTRFCIITNTSNHVKMAIVDWRVTPNIAINDPVLMVGMPPALTAATGMDALTHAVEAYVSTIATPVTDACALMAIKLISENLRSAVANGQNMEARDKMAYAEYLAGMAFNNASVGYVHAMAHQLGGFYNLPHGVCNAILLPAVEEFNMLSNLKRFVDIAVAMGENVEGLSDREAAEKAIASIRKLSADIGIPDGLKGLGVKESDLETMAKFAMKDACSFTNPRTATLEDVINIYKAAM, encoded by the coding sequence ATGGCATTGGGAGAACAAGTATACGGTTTTTACATCCCCACGGTTACCTTGATGGGCGTTGGGGCGGTAAAGCAGCTTGGTGAGCAGGTAAAGACCCTGGGCGGCACAAGGGCTTTAATAGTCACCGACAAGGGTTTGGCAAAGCTGGGCCTCGCGGATCAGATTAAGGCCCAGGTGGAAGAAGCGGGCGTGAAGGCGGTTGTTTATGACGGGGCAGAGCCGAACCCGACGGACGTGAATGTCCACGACGGCTTGAAGGTTTTCAAGGACAACAAGTGCGACATGATTATTTCCCTCGGCGGCGGCAGTTCACATGACTGCGCCAAGGGGATCGGCATATTGGCTACAAACGGCGGCAACATCCGTGACTATGAAGGGATAAATAAATCTACCAAAGCAATGCCCCCGTTCATTGCGATCAATACTACTGCCGGCACTGCCAGCGAAATGACGCGCTTCTGTATCATTACCAACACCAGCAATCACGTCAAGATGGCCATTGTGGACTGGCGTGTAACACCCAATATAGCCATCAACGACCCCGTTTTAATGGTAGGCATGCCCCCGGCATTGACTGCCGCCACCGGTATGGATGCCCTGACCCATGCCGTCGAGGCTTATGTTTCTACCATCGCTACCCCGGTCACCGACGCCTGCGCCCTCATGGCGATCAAGTTGATTTCTGAAAACCTGCGCAGCGCCGTGGCGAACGGCCAGAACATGGAGGCCCGGGACAAAATGGCCTATGCCGAGTACCTCGCCGGCATGGCCTTTAACAACGCCAGCGTGGGCTACGTCCACGCCATGGCCCACCAGTTGGGCGGCTTTTACAACCTGCCGCACGGAGTCTGCAACGCCATTCTTCTGCCGGCAGTTGAAGAATTCAACATGCTCTCCAACCTGAAGCGGTTTGTGGATATTGCGGTTGCGATGGGAGAAAACGTGGAAGGGCTTTCCGACCGCGAAGCTGCCGAAAAGGCTATCGCTTCCATTAGAAAGCTTTCAGCCGATATCGGTATTCCGGATGGGCTGAAAGGACTGGGTGTAAAAGAGTCAGACCTGGAGACGATGGCCAAATTCGCTATGAAGGATGCTTGCAGCTTTACCAACCCGCGCACGGCGACCCTGGAAGATGTCATCAACATCTATAAGGCAGCAATGTGA
- the ThiF gene encoding dinucleotide-utilizing enzymes (involved in molybdopterin and thiamine biosynthesis family 2), with the protein MENERWKRQLAIPQFGMEAQQKLRESRVVVLGLGGVGGVAALYLAAAGVGCMVLVDRDVVELSNLNRQILFSTADIGKPKAEIGAERLLALDPGLKLEAVVKDIRETDLKALLQGSHFVLDGFDKNAHRLAVNRACVRMGLPAVHGFAQDFSSELIAVLPGQSACLACVMDENFPEVKETPVLGVSVGVIGVAMAAAAIRCITGLGEVMAGCRLIYDLAFPELIKIPLERDPLCPVCGR; encoded by the coding sequence GTGGAAAATGAAAGGTGGAAGCGCCAGCTGGCCATTCCTCAGTTCGGGATGGAAGCGCAGCAAAAACTTAGAGAAAGCAGGGTAGTAGTGCTGGGTTTAGGCGGCGTGGGTGGTGTGGCGGCCCTGTATCTGGCTGCCGCCGGAGTTGGCTGCATGGTGCTGGTAGACAGGGATGTGGTGGAACTGAGCAACCTCAACCGTCAGATACTTTTCAGCACTGCCGACATCGGCAAGCCAAAGGCGGAGATAGGGGCGGAGCGACTGCTGGCGCTGGACCCCGGCCTTAAGTTAGAGGCAGTTGTTAAAGACATACGGGAAACCGATCTGAAAGCCCTGCTCCAGGGCAGCCACTTTGTACTGGATGGCTTTGATAAGAATGCCCACCGTCTGGCTGTTAACAGGGCCTGCGTTCGCATGGGCCTGCCGGCAGTACACGGCTTTGCCCAAGATTTCAGCAGCGAACTGATTGCAGTTTTGCCGGGGCAAAGTGCCTGCCTGGCCTGTGTCATGGATGAAAATTTTCCGGAGGTGAAGGAAACCCCAGTGCTTGGAGTGTCTGTCGGCGTGATCGGAGTGGCCATGGCTGCAGCGGCCATTCGTTGCATTACCGGCCTGGGTGAGGTGATGGCGGGCTGCAGGTTGATTTATGACCTTGCCTTTCCGGAATTAATTAAAATACCGCTGGAACGCGATCCCCTTTGCCCGGTATGTGGGCGGTGA
- the MoaD gene encoding molybdopterin converting factor, small subunit yields MRITARYYGFFSTVTKKLFEQLNVAENITVGDLIEMLAGLYGYKFRDLCFIRPLYSERDYINVNVNTLDLNNVKKFPAGLDTPLREGDTVSFGPVGGAA; encoded by the coding sequence TTGCGGATAACGGCTCGCTATTATGGTTTTTTCTCTACAGTCACAAAAAAACTATTTGAGCAGCTAAATGTAGCGGAAAACATTACTGTAGGTGATTTGATCGAAATGCTGGCCGGTTTATACGGTTACAAATTCAGGGATTTGTGCTTTATCCGTCCGCTCTACAGTGAAAGGGACTACATCAACGTTAACGTCAATACCTTGGACCTGAACAATGTTAAAAAATTTCCGGCCGGTCTGGACACTCCCCTGCGTGAAGGGGATACCGTTTCCTTCGGGCCTGTCGGCGGAGCGGCGTAA
- a CDS encoding predicted alternative tryptophan synthase beta-subunit (paralog of TrpB): MSDTKILLKEKEMPEAWYNIQADMPNLPKPPLHPVTKEPVGPQDLKPIFPMGLIEQEVSRDRWIEIPDEVREIYRLWRPSPLCRARRLEKALDTPAHIYYKYEGVSPAGSHKLNTSVPQAYYNKKEGIKRLATETGAGQWGVALSQACSFFGLECTVYMVKVSYHQKPYRRSLMQVFGSNVIPSPSELTSSGRKILEKDPDSLGSLGIAISEAVEDAAGREDTNYALGSVLNHVILHQTVIGLEAKKQMEKADHYPDVVIACCGGGSNFGGMAFPFAHDKLVKGKKVRLLAVEPISCPTLTRGHFGYDYGDVAGFTPLLWMYTLGKDFMPPGIHAGGLRYHGDSPLVSQLVHDGIVEARAYGQTAVFQSAVLFARSEGVLPAPESSHAIHAAVEEALAAKEAGEKRIILFNLSGHGLLDLSSYDAYLEGKLIDYPLPEEELEKALAALPKV; encoded by the coding sequence GTGAGCGACACTAAAATTTTGTTGAAAGAAAAAGAGATGCCGGAGGCGTGGTACAATATCCAGGCAGATATGCCAAATTTGCCAAAGCCTCCCCTGCACCCGGTCACCAAAGAGCCGGTCGGCCCGCAGGACCTTAAGCCAATTTTCCCGATGGGGTTGATTGAGCAAGAAGTGAGCCGGGATCGCTGGATCGAAATTCCGGACGAGGTGCGGGAGATTTACCGCCTCTGGAGGCCGTCGCCTTTGTGCAGGGCCCGCCGCCTGGAGAAGGCGCTTGACACGCCCGCGCACATCTACTACAAGTACGAAGGGGTAAGCCCGGCCGGCAGCCATAAGCTGAACACGTCCGTACCCCAGGCTTATTATAATAAAAAAGAAGGCATAAAGAGGCTGGCTACCGAGACCGGCGCCGGCCAGTGGGGCGTAGCGCTTTCTCAGGCCTGCAGCTTTTTTGGCCTGGAGTGCACTGTCTACATGGTGAAGGTAAGCTACCACCAAAAGCCATACCGGCGCTCGCTGATGCAGGTTTTCGGCTCAAACGTGATTCCTAGCCCTAGCGAACTGACCAGCTCGGGCCGGAAGATTTTAGAAAAAGATCCGGATTCACTGGGCAGCCTCGGCATTGCCATCAGCGAGGCGGTGGAGGACGCAGCCGGGCGCGAAGATACCAACTACGCCCTGGGCAGCGTTTTAAACCACGTTATCCTGCACCAGACCGTCATTGGTCTTGAAGCGAAAAAGCAAATGGAGAAGGCCGACCACTACCCGGACGTAGTAATTGCCTGCTGCGGCGGCGGCAGCAACTTCGGCGGGATGGCCTTCCCCTTTGCCCACGACAAGCTTGTCAAGGGCAAAAAAGTGCGCCTGTTGGCGGTGGAGCCCATTTCCTGCCCGACCCTCACGCGCGGCCATTTCGGCTATGACTACGGCGACGTGGCGGGATTCACCCCGCTGTTGTGGATGTACACCCTGGGCAAGGATTTCATGCCGCCGGGCATCCATGCCGGCGGGCTGCGTTACCACGGCGACTCCCCCCTGGTGAGCCAGCTTGTTCACGACGGTATTGTAGAAGCGCGCGCCTACGGGCAGACGGCGGTCTTTCAATCAGCCGTGCTTTTTGCCAGAAGTGAAGGGGTCCTGCCGGCGCCCGAGTCCTCCCACGCCATCCACGCCGCCGTTGAAGAGGCCCTGGCAGCAAAGGAAGCGGGCGAAAAGCGGATCATCCTGTTCAACTTGAGCGGGCACGGCCTTTTAGACCTGTCCTCGTATGACGCCTACCTGGAGGGTAAGTTAATAGACTACCCGCTGCCGGAGGAAGAGCTGGAGAAGGCCCTGGCGGCCCTTCCAAAGGTTTAA